Proteins encoded in a region of the Corynebacterium breve genome:
- the brnQ gene encoding branched-chain amino acid transport system II carrier protein: MIIVVTALMLFSMFFGAGNLIFPPMIGVEAGTSFWPAILGFIGSGVILPVLAVIAISLSGNNVRDLARRGGVIFGIVFPILAYLSIGAFYALPRTGAVSFETAITPITGWDSLLASGIFNTIFFGIALALSWNPNTIMDSLGKFLTPALVILLIILITLSVTTMNGEAGAPTEKFADAPMATGLLEGYLTMDSIAALAFSIVVISTLRYKGFPEGKPLVTGTILAGAGAGLLLAMMYLGLGFIGRVIENGEQYENGAPLLSDAALQTMGQPGQIIFALIVLLACMTTAVGLITSTSEFFNTITPGVSYKTWAVIFAVASAAMATQGLSAVMAIAAPVITFLYPPAIALIFIALIEPLFRGKTYFYWAYRIPLWVAAIWSAYSVVLGMGWLPEAAGAAVNWSPMQDLSLGWVLPVVVAFIIGLVIDFAQKREAPADDRSFVARMAV; encoded by the coding sequence ATGATTATTGTCGTGACCGCGCTGATGCTGTTTTCCATGTTCTTCGGCGCAGGAAACCTAATCTTCCCTCCGATGATCGGTGTAGAAGCGGGCACCAGCTTCTGGCCTGCGATTCTCGGCTTTATCGGCTCCGGCGTGATCCTTCCGGTTCTCGCTGTTATTGCTATTTCACTGTCCGGTAATAATGTGCGCGACCTTGCACGTCGTGGCGGCGTTATCTTCGGCATCGTCTTCCCGATCTTGGCGTACCTGTCTATTGGTGCCTTTTACGCTCTTCCACGTACCGGCGCGGTGTCGTTTGAGACCGCGATTACCCCGATTACCGGCTGGGACTCGCTACTGGCGTCGGGCATTTTTAACACCATCTTCTTCGGCATCGCCCTAGCACTGTCGTGGAACCCGAACACAATCATGGACTCACTGGGCAAGTTCCTCACCCCAGCCTTGGTGATCCTGCTGATTATCCTGATCACCCTGTCCGTGACCACCATGAACGGCGAGGCGGGCGCACCAACCGAGAAGTTTGCCGACGCCCCGATGGCGACCGGCCTGCTCGAGGGCTACCTCACCATGGACTCCATCGCCGCACTGGCGTTTTCCATCGTCGTGATTTCCACCTTGCGCTACAAGGGCTTCCCGGAGGGCAAGCCGCTGGTCACCGGCACGATTCTTGCCGGCGCTGGCGCAGGCCTCCTCCTCGCAATGATGTACTTGGGCCTGGGCTTCATCGGTCGCGTCATCGAAAACGGGGAACAGTACGAAAACGGCGCACCGCTGCTTTCCGACGCCGCCCTGCAAACCATGGGCCAGCCTGGCCAGATCATCTTCGCGCTCATCGTCCTGCTCGCCTGCATGACCACCGCCGTCGGCCTAATCACCTCCACTTCGGAATTCTTCAACACCATTACCCCCGGCGTTTCCTACAAGACCTGGGCGGTCATCTTCGCCGTTGCCTCTGCCGCAATGGCTACCCAAGGCCTGTCCGCTGTGATGGCCATTGCTGCTCCAGTGATTACCTTCCTGTACCCACCGGCCATCGCGCTCATCTTTATCGCACTAATCGAGCCACTTTTCCGCGGCAAGACCTACTTCTACTGGGCGTACCGCATCCCGCTGTGGGTTGCAGCGATCTGGTCCGCATATTCCGTCGTCCTCGGCATGGGCTGGTTGCCTGAGGCCGCGGGTGCGGCAGTGAATTGGTCCCCGATGCAGGATCTCTCCCTTGGCTGGGTC
- a CDS encoding phosphotransferase → MDLSQERFYGAKSEPIDSVDMERSCPTGVFQWQILRVAHGDTVDLYQVLYDETTDHDCLNSDDGAAAYLAHASSFGEIHGDFSGTAAEPLGADQSNTSLIVDDDWMVKVYRKLEPGVNPDVELLSAIGDCPNVAGVRGHVSYELNGKPYTLAMMQQRIKDGKDGFDLAQATEDFGDLACELGKATRTVHDHLARAFGTETVTMASIGASLNQHLDELLPQAPQLAELEDTIRAFYHQLSGTDVEIQRIHGDLHLGQTLRTGDRWYLIDFEGEPARPLEQRVLPDHRARDIAGMVRSIGYVAALSERDQEWEQAIVDKYLSGYGPIDRDLLAAYVIDKAAYEVVYEANNRPELVDVPLRAITTLTQG, encoded by the coding sequence ATGGATCTTTCTCAAGAGCGCTTTTACGGCGCAAAATCGGAGCCCATCGATTCGGTCGACATGGAGCGCAGTTGCCCCACCGGGGTTTTCCAATGGCAGATCCTGCGCGTCGCACACGGCGATACGGTTGACCTCTACCAAGTGCTTTACGACGAAACCACCGACCACGATTGTCTCAATTCCGACGACGGCGCGGCCGCCTACTTGGCCCACGCGTCGAGCTTCGGCGAGATTCACGGTGATTTCTCCGGCACTGCTGCCGAACCACTCGGCGCCGACCAGTCAAACACCAGCCTGATTGTCGACGACGACTGGATGGTCAAGGTTTACCGCAAACTCGAACCAGGGGTAAACCCCGACGTCGAGCTTCTTTCCGCCATCGGCGACTGCCCCAACGTCGCAGGTGTCCGCGGGCACGTTTCGTACGAGCTCAATGGCAAGCCCTACACGTTGGCGATGATGCAGCAGCGCATCAAGGACGGCAAAGACGGGTTCGACCTCGCGCAGGCAACAGAGGATTTCGGAGACCTCGCATGTGAGCTCGGCAAGGCTACCCGCACGGTTCACGATCATTTGGCACGGGCTTTTGGCACCGAGACTGTCACCATGGCCTCGATCGGGGCCTCCCTGAATCAGCACTTAGACGAGCTCTTGCCTCAAGCACCACAGCTAGCCGAGTTGGAAGACACGATCCGCGCGTTTTATCACCAACTCTCGGGAACCGACGTAGAAATCCAGCGCATCCACGGTGACCTTCACCTCGGCCAGACTTTGCGCACGGGCGACCGGTGGTATCTCATTGACTTTGAAGGCGAGCCCGCGCGTCCGCTGGAGCAGCGCGTTCTCCCCGATCATCGTGCGCGAGACATCGCAGGCATGGTGCGTTCGATCGGCTACGTGGCTGCCCTGAGTGAACGAGATCAGGAATGGGAACAGGCGATCGTCGATAAGTATCTTTCCGGATACGGTCCGATCGACCGGGACCTGCTGGCTGCATACGTGATCGACAAAGCCGCCTACGAGGTGGTCTATGAGGCGAATAACCGCCCTGAATTGGTGGATGTTCCTTTGAGGGCGATCACAACGCTTACCCAGGGGTAA
- the treS gene encoding maltose alpha-D-glucosyltransferase, translating into MDEQTYTSDIDGSGLIVEPAAIDFDTPTPAPGNEPWEEPDPEWYKDAVFYEVLVRAFFDPNNTGSGSLKGLTEKLDYIEWLGIDALWLPPFYDSPLKDGGYDIRDFRKVLPEFGTVEDFVELVDQAHRRGIRIITDFPINHTSDQHPWFQESRRDPDGPYGDYYVWSDTDKKYEEARIIFVDTEDSNWTYDPVRKQFFWHRFFSHQPDLNYDNPNVQDAVLDVIRFWLDLGMDGIRLDAIPYLFERDGTNGENLPETHQFIKRVRKMFDEEYPNRFLLAEANQMPDEVVAYFGEPGIGDECHMAFHFPVMPRIFMGMHQEKAQPIIDILNETPEIPESAQWGMFLRNHDELTLEMVTEDEREYMYTNFAADPRMKANVGIRRRLAPLLGGHRDRLELAHAILLSLPGSPFLYYGDEIGMGDNIWLPDRDGVRTPMQWSNDRNGGFSRAEPERLYLPAIQNDQYGFHAVNVEAQMTRDNSLLHWVRERVHIRKQYKAFGRGNLEFVNHSNDGVLAFIREFDGERVLCVNNLTSRPQAVEMHLEHYNGITPRELSGREYFPTIGQLPWLVTLAPHGFFWFDISGEI; encoded by the coding sequence ATGGACGAGCAAACATACACCTCTGACATTGACGGCTCTGGCTTGATCGTGGAGCCGGCCGCCATTGATTTTGACACTCCTACTCCAGCGCCAGGAAACGAACCTTGGGAGGAGCCGGACCCCGAGTGGTACAAAGACGCCGTTTTCTACGAGGTGTTAGTGCGAGCTTTCTTCGATCCCAATAATACGGGCTCGGGAAGCTTGAAAGGGCTGACTGAAAAGCTCGACTACATCGAGTGGCTCGGTATCGATGCCCTGTGGCTGCCACCGTTCTACGATTCGCCGCTCAAAGACGGCGGATACGATATCCGCGACTTCCGCAAGGTGCTGCCTGAGTTCGGTACTGTCGAAGACTTCGTCGAGTTAGTGGACCAAGCGCACCGTCGCGGCATTCGCATCATTACTGACTTCCCGATCAACCACACTTCTGATCAGCACCCATGGTTCCAGGAGTCACGCCGCGATCCCGACGGCCCCTACGGCGACTACTATGTGTGGAGCGATACGGATAAGAAGTACGAAGAAGCCCGCATCATCTTCGTCGATACAGAGGACTCGAACTGGACCTACGACCCAGTTCGCAAGCAGTTTTTCTGGCACCGCTTCTTCTCCCACCAGCCCGACCTGAACTACGACAACCCGAACGTCCAAGACGCAGTGCTCGATGTCATTCGCTTTTGGCTTGACCTTGGCATGGACGGCATCCGTCTCGACGCCATTCCATATCTTTTCGAGCGCGACGGCACCAACGGTGAAAACCTGCCGGAAACCCACCAGTTCATCAAACGCGTGCGCAAGATGTTCGACGAGGAATACCCCAACCGCTTCCTCTTGGCCGAGGCCAACCAGATGCCAGACGAGGTCGTTGCCTACTTCGGCGAGCCGGGCATCGGCGACGAGTGCCACATGGCTTTCCACTTCCCTGTGATGCCACGCATCTTCATGGGCATGCACCAGGAAAAAGCCCAGCCCATCATCGACATTTTGAACGAGACCCCCGAGATCCCCGAGTCAGCACAGTGGGGTATGTTCCTGCGCAACCACGACGAGTTGACCCTCGAAATGGTCACCGAGGACGAGCGCGAGTACATGTACACCAACTTCGCTGCTGACCCGCGCATGAAGGCAAACGTGGGTATCCGCCGTCGCCTCGCACCTCTGTTGGGTGGTCACCGCGACCGACTGGAGCTGGCCCACGCCATCCTGCTCTCCCTGCCAGGATCGCCGTTTTTGTATTACGGCGACGAGATCGGCATGGGCGACAACATTTGGTTGCCAGACCGTGACGGCGTACGCACGCCTATGCAATGGTCCAATGACCGCAACGGCGGCTTCTCCCGCGCCGAACCCGAGCGCCTCTACCTGCCGGCAATCCAAAACGACCAGTATGGCTTCCATGCCGTTAACGTCGAAGCCCAGATGACCCGCGACAATTCCCTCTTGCACTGGGTTCGCGAACGCGTGCATATCCGCAAGCAATACAAGGCATTCGGTCGCGGCAACTTGGAATTTGTCAACCACAGCAACGACGGGGTCTTGGCTTTCATCCGCGAGTTCGACGGCGAACGCGTATTGTGCGTGAACAACCTCACCTCGCGACCTCAGGCAGTTGAAATGCACCTAGAGCACTACAACGGAATCACCCCGCGCGAGCTGTCGGGCCGCGAGTACTTCCCAACCATCGGCCAGCTGCCGTGGCTTGTTACCCTTGCACCCCACGGGTTCTTCTGGTTCGACATTTCAGGAGAAATTTAA